DNA from Eucalyptus grandis isolate ANBG69807.140 chromosome 5, ASM1654582v1, whole genome shotgun sequence:
GGACGCGACCTCAAGTGAGGGATCGCGCCTTAATCACAGGAGGCGAGCTCCATTAATGGAGGTCGACCATAGAGAGAAATAATGACGACTTCTGTATGATGGTGATTAtcgtcattttccttaaaagtacataaaaaagTTCAGCAGTTATTATATTAGAGCCGTAGAATGATGTTATCATGATTTAAACTAGAAAAACTTACACATTGTAATATAAAACAATGTTTGAATTCCAAGATTGTATGGAAAAATTCTATCTATCAAGTCAATTTGTTACTAATTTTCATGCTATTCAATGAGAAATCACAAGAACATTATATTTATTTGTgtgaaataatcatattttgggCATAAATGACTTTAAACACCTCACGTCATTAGTTGACttaggaaaatatattaaacaaattcatTGTTGAAGTACTTTTACCTATATACAATGTGACATGTGGTCTATACTGATATAATTCGGTTCACTTCAAAAGtattgagtatttttttttttgtaatttccgATGTGTTGgagacaaattttttttgttgaaaatcccACGTGTATGTGTACTTCACGTAAAGTGAGTATTTTACTAAGAGTTCTTCCCTAGCTAATGACTATAGTACCATTGAATATTCACACCTGCCGTTCTCATACTTTGCTGAGGTACTATAATTGTAAATTGTTGCTATGTATTATATTATGGACATCTAATTCTGccataaattaaacaaaaagaaaaaaaggagtttAAAGTAGTAATTctgctattttttttctatattatttgattgcattagataatgatgataacCTATTAAGCACATCAATTAATGAGTAAAGCCACAAAATCTAATTTACAAAAGCACTTTACACGAAACATATCCAGACTGTTCATTTAACAATcgatataaattaatttatcttttgaaaaattagctAAGTGGTTATTAATTTGACTGTGGCCCCCTATAACAGGAAACTATATTGACGCGTCAATATTTATGTCATCTAACCATCTCTTCACATTTCTCCTAAAAGTAGACAGGTGTTCATCCAAGGTCTCGTTATCTTCCATACATTTACTTTTGATGGATAAATGCCGGTCAACTGGGGCTTGTCGACGATCGCACTCCTGCATGGTTGATCATCTATTTTTCTAACATTAGCCCAAATGCATAAGAATGTATAACAGATTATGATTCAAAATTACCATCTTCTTGATCGTTTTAGACTATGGGTCTTTCATGCAAATACTTTGGTATTTCTAATGTTTTACTAGAATtgattataatataatcattaTCAGCTAAACTAGAAACTCAAATTCGGACTTCTTATTACCAGAAGAGAAGGCGGCATCTTGTTATGATTGAAGAATAAGGAAAGCACATTCAGGTAAAAAGCAACTGCCAATTGCCTTTGGACCGATAAAATTATTAAGATTTTAATGTTCTTGTGGAGCAACACATGACTATCATGGTCTCCACATGACCTATCACATCCCTGAGATTTTCTCAGTCAACAACGATCAAGACATTAATTAACTCATCAATATCATAAATTCCAGTATTTAGGACATAATTGGTATAACGGGGAagctcaaatccaatcaatGCAATTCTTTCCCAGGAAACCCATGCAAAACACACGCAAGTCCTTTACATCTTTCATCATTGTTAGGGATCACACATAGTCGATAACTATAAAGCTCAGAATCATCAATAGTGCACCTGGAATTACCTCAAAGTTTGAAAAACTCTTGTCAAACTGCATCACAAAATATGTAGATGACGAAAATTAACCTCAGAAAAGCTGATGCTCGTACAGGTTTATGCTGtaaaattatctaaacaatCTGATAAGTTAAAGCATGAAATCGCTGGTGATCACATCTGCAATCCTCTGTAGACACGTGAACATCCTGGCAAAAACTGATTTGGACATGCATCACGCTTCCTTTCTCAGATCCCTTGATGAAATTCTGTGATTAGAAGAGCAGTAAACGGCACATGCATCATCAGTTGGAGTGCATCAAATCATTTGAAGACACTTTGTGGGATGCTGTTTCTAAAATGTTTTAACATCTTGAGACAAAATAATTAACCCTAATTGTTTCTGCCATATCACAAACTAGAGAGAATCTTACTATGCTAGAGCCAGCAGCAATAATGTCACATTCAGATTTGTGCTTTATCACAAAACTACAGTTCAAAAGTAATCCTGCAAACAGTTCGTTTGAAGAGTGGGAGATACCTTGAAGTGAAAGTTTGACTTAGCTTATAGTCAAATGAACAAATTAACTAATAGGAATAAGAACATTGAACAACCAAGAATCGTTAATGAAGAGCAATCACTTATGTTCTTCCTCATTGTGATTGACTACAATCATATGAGTAAATCTATAGCTATAGGTATACTCGATCTTAACATGAGCATCATATCAAACTGTCACAGCAAGAATCATTGTCACAATGCCCTAATTTGGCACAACCTATAATATAAAAGGTCACACCATGTACACACTAGTTATATGCATGAGTAACTGATAATCATTCGATATGCATCAGAGGTGCATCATATCACCATACATGATGTACATGAtctccatcaaagaaaggaATCATAAGTTCAAAGGTCTTACCTAGCTGTGCGAAGGCATGAGAGTGTTCAACAGGACGAATCAATGTAGGCAGATCTAATGAGAAGCATGATTTAGCTGTGAGCCTTTGGAgctgaaaatcaaatattaGCATTTAGCATATCTATAAGATACTTAAACAAATCATAGATTCCACAATGTCATCAAtgaaaaatgaacagaaaagaaggggaagaaaggaaaagagaaatgatattCATGGAACAGGGTTctacaaaacagagaagaaacaTGAAACAAATTGATTTTGTCATTATGAAGACAAATTTTATCAAGGCCATGTTTTCTGTATGCAACAAGTTCCCAAAGCATACTAATTATCTATGATGCATGTAAAGATTATGATCTGATTGCAACTAAAGAGCTCTTATTGAAGAATTGCTCGACCAAGAACCATATATGTATAGCAATCCACGGCAGggatcaaagaagaagatatttctCTCAAATGAGTCTAATCAAAGAATTATTAACTACTAAGATACTACACTTTGTCTTTTTCCTTGACCAAGGACATGACGTCCTGTTTCTCATATGGCAATTTGGCTAAGAATACCCAGTCTTTCTAAAGGAAAGCCACATGTGATAAACAGGGCATCTGAGGCAAAAAGAGAGACGGGGCATCTGAAACTCAATCTTTTGTTTCCTGCGCAAATTCTACACATTTGCATAGCAATCATCATCGGTCTTAGATCATGGCAGCATCAAATAGATGAAAAGTTATACTGGAAACACAAGCCATACATCACAATCTAGCAGACACAAGCTATCATGTACGCAAGAAGAGCAACTGCAACTAGTAAACAACAAAAGAGATTTCTTTATCAAGTACATAGCCCTTGGCATATCAGAAAGCATAATTTCCTCACACTTGAAATATCGTATTTTGCTTGAAGATACTTTATTTCTCGATTTAAACATGATATCATTTAAGACATCAAAAAATCTCATTGCACTAAAAAGTAGCAATTCCCAAAACTGTTAATCTTAGggcaaataaaaagaatacaGAAATGTCAAACAAGTCACAAAGAAtctaagaaaaaggaaataaagcagagaaagaaagaattaataTAAACTTGACTTCTTGACACTTTCAGAAACTTCGCTTTCTTCCATTAGACTAGGAAAAGGTcagaaaagatggaaaatcaGTTCCACAaacctccattttttttttttttcattatgcaCGGGTCACATAAAGGGAGCATATTGAAAACTTCTCTGTAACTTCTGCAGCCAACAATCCAGTCCTCTACCACTGTTCAAGAAGAACATCAAGGGAGCATATATGAGATGGAAAATCAGTTCCACAAacctccatttttatttttttttcattatgcaCAGGTCACATAAAGGGAGCATATTGAAAACTTCTCTGCAACTTCTGCAGCCAACAATCCAGTCCTCTACCACTGTTcagaaaagatggaaaatcaGTTCCACAaacctccattttttttttcattatgcaCGGGTCACATAAAGGGAGCATATTGAAAACTTCTTGCAACTTCTGCAGCCAACAATCTAGTCCTCTACCACTGTTCAAGAAgaacatcaagagcttgtcttgTTGCCTATGAAAGCACAAGGAGAAAAACAACACaagcatatcaaatttagaagCTCTGTCAGAGAGACATTGTCCTTCAGTGTAGTTTCAACataaattctgaaaatgcaTTCCATGAGAAATGTCTTCTGCTTCAAGCTAACTGATTGAGAGTATATATGAGATTGATCAAGGCATATACTACGTAAATTCAACAAGTTTTGCTCACTTGAAATTGCTGAGAATCTCACATGGAAAAAGAGGCTTCTATTGGATTGGCCACCTCCAACTTTTCTAACAGTATTTTCATATATACCCCTGTAAGAAAGGAACCTTTGTTTTTATTATGCTCCACAAGATAACAAAAGGGCCAATATTCTTCGCACCAACTATTTTTACTGTCCACGAAGTCATTTATAGTAGTGAACTGCACCACAGAAGAGATGATCTCTACCAGAAACTAGGCTTAAATATGTGTAAATATGGTCATTGTATGAAGAAATCTCCCAAGGAGCAGGTTCTTACATCTTAAAAGGTAATCAATGTTCACAGTGCATTATTATACCAAATAAGTATACCAATAGTCTAGTTGACATATAGCCAAAGAAAACAGTGTTAGGAACCTCACAAAAGCATATAAAGACCGTATTATTGATCCAGACAGAGAACAATGGCAAATGAAAAACGTGAAACATTAGGCATAATAAGGCAAGATTATAGTTACTGTTAGCAGtatattttatgaaagaataatgGGAACATAACCCTTTACAGCCTAATAATGCATAAAACATCCACTCATTAACAGATTTTGTCCTGTATATTGTTTTACCATCTATTAAAGAATACTTAAGAGAGAAACATAAAATGATCAACAATACTATGAGTGGATAATTTGAGGGTATCAATCCACAGCATTAACAAGGTGCTGCTGGGCCAAAATTTAAACAAGGGGATGGGGAGGCAATGATAAACATACATTTCGTGTCTCAATAGTCGGGTTTGTTCCAGCTGCGATAACATTCCCATCCTCAACAATCACACGGCTGTTCAATCAAAGTATATACAAATAAAGCACAATCTGAAATCATTCACCAATTAAGCCTGAAATACCAATTGTTTTAATCAGCAAATAACATAACATATCTGAAATGCACCTGTTTACCAAAAACCAGTTTCTTACCCAGCTGGAACTTCAAGGCTGTCCAAAGCAAGTTTCACCTTATATAAGAAAAGCAAATAGGTCTTGTTACTTGTTTGGAGAAAACAATATGAGGATAAGAATCAGAAATTATCTCATGaatgcatgcatgcatacaGGCAATTCAAGAGGAAATCAGCATCAAGTTGCCAGCAgtagatatattttattatcaatatgCAGCTACGTATGGATGAATGCATGTCTCATGGCTATATGATAAATAACTTGCAAGTCCTCTATGATATTCTGGTCACAAACTTCCAGAAATGATTGTAACCGCACACTCAACCTCTAATTCAGATGCAAATCCCACCTTCTGTTAGACTGATATAGCTCTTAACAACACCAAAGCGAAAACAGCaactaatttgagaaactaCGCGTTGCTCATTCCAGTGTTATCATTGGTACCTGAGAGCTTATGTTTCATTATTAGGttttaaaaagtacaagaaGCTTCCAGGAGTTTTAGCTTCAAGGtcattttccttcataaaagCTATGGCAGATAAGGATAAAAAGGGAACCCTAAACTGTTGCGAAGGCATcaaaaatcagaattcacaATCAGCTTCTTGTGCTTTTGTCTCTATTCTACTGAATAACTTATGTAAACGCCATGTTTCtcgtgattttttctttttcataccCACAGTTCacaaggcaaaagaaaataattaccTAACCGGTTATTTATGGGCACAACCAATGCTCATACAACTCTCATGCTCTAGGTAAATTCAGTTTTCAATTCTCCCTATTGCCAAAGTCAACAAGTGGTAAAGGACTCAACTATCAAGCAACCTTTCCTGGTGGCTTGCCATCTCACTGCATCTTTATTTTCAACGGTGTCGCCTCTTCAAAGGCCTCATAAAATGTAGAGACCAAGGCCTATCCCATTAATCAAAGTTTATCAAATTCATTAGTCCTGGAAAACTGATCGCCTGCTGCACATCTATATGAATTGCACATGCTACTCATCCGCATTTCCTAGACACCTCAAAAGCacccaaatctctctctccccctttctcttTAGCATGGCTAATTTTCCACTTCGATGCCTGGTCATGCATAAGGGAGTTCCCAATCTATAGCACCCAGATTGGCCCAGTTTTTCGCCTGAAAAGCATACTGAACCAAGCCATGTACACGCTACTTCCCAGTTCCACTCTTCCTCGATTGTTTTTCCTTTGAACCTATACTTCACCTACTCGGTTTAATAAGTTGCCACCTACGAAAAGAAAGACAGAAAAGCCATACCTTCTAGGGAATCGTTGTTGATTTTGCAGCATGTAACGTCGATTGCTAGTGTATTCACTACCAAGCATCCACAGACAAAACTCACGAAGAAACACCTTATTCAACGTCTCTCGAAGAAACACCTTCTAGGGACTCTGTTTCCGGATGACGAACTCCTTCTGTTCGTCGCCTCCGCCGGCAGGTGGCGATCTCCCATGTCGTCAGAGCTCACTGGTGGTGTCGTGTGGAAGATGAGGAGTCGTGATGCTGAAAGCGGCATCGGTGGAGTTGGAGGTTGGTCTATGGCGGAGAAGAGAAGATTTagcccaaaaaaatcaaaatatatatttcgtGGGTATAGATTATAATACCCCAAGGAAGCAGGTGGAgagagaaaaactaaaaaacaaagaaaagagacaaaagagaagaaagaattacataattttatttaggatgCAAAGTTAACTTGGTTAAGAGCGTGTTGCAAGTTTATTTTTAGAGAAAGGAAAACGAGAAGAAACAAGGAGAGAGAAGGCATTATCATGAAGGTCAGCTAAGTTCACTTACCTCCGAATTGCTTCCTTAGCAAGTTTCTTGCCCATTCTAACAACAAAGCAGCGACCAACACTGCCATACTCATCTTTGCCAATCGAGTCAGAAGTCCACACGGTCTTGGTTTGCATgcctcataatttttcttttgcaccaTTTGACTTTGTTCCTCAGTAATTATTGGACAATCTTGCAAATCTTCCTCTAGATTTGCTCCAATCGAACTGTCTTTGTGCATAAGTGAACTCTCTGCTTCTGAATTTGATTCTCCATTTTCTTGCAGAGATTCACAATAGTTTGCCTCAAGAGTTAAATTTGGTGGAAGCTGGGGAATCTCTTGTAATTGATGGTAATTTGAAACTTCCAAAAAACACAAACTTTCACGCTCAATAAGGCATGTAGGAGGGATAGTGATGTTTCCCCAGACACGTGAATGTGTCAAAGAGGGAATACGGGAAAGAATCTCAAGAACATCTAACATGCATAAATTACTTCCTTCGATGTATATGTCTTTTAGCTGTGAAAGTTTGGCCTCTATGCATGGATTAGCTGAATCCTCCAACTTTGGAAACTCGACTAAATTTTCGCAATCCGCGAGTCCCAATGTTCTAAGGTTTTGTAACTTGTAAATGTTAGATGGAAGACGTACCAAGTTTCGGC
Protein-coding regions in this window:
- the LOC120293473 gene encoding disease resistance protein TAO1-like translates to MYLTDCRNLVRLPSNIYKLQNLRTLGLADCENLVEFPKLEDSANPCIEAKLSQLKDIYIEGSNLCMLDVLEILSRIPSLTHSRVWGNITIPPTCLIERESLCFLEVSNYHQLQEIPQLPPNLTLEANYCESLQENGESNSEAESSLMHKDSSIGANLEEDLQDCPIITEEQSQMVQKKNYEACKPRPCGLLTRLAKMSMAVLVAALLLEWARNLLRKQFGDQPPTPPMPLSASRLLIFHTTPPVSSDDMGDRHLPAEATNRRSSSSGNRVPRRCFFERR